DNA sequence from the Fusarium verticillioides 7600 chromosome 2, whole genome shotgun sequence genome:
CCACAAGGCCGAGCAAAACCTTGCTTAGACGTGCATCGATGAAGTTTTTCTGCATTTTACGCGTTACGACTTGGATTCTTATAAAATGGGGTGTATACGTTCTAAATTCAGGCGAACATGTGGTCTGAGTCCGCTGCATTGAAGGAGTTTTAAAAGGTCATTCGCTGTACCGGCCAGCGATCGTTGGCTTTTGCATTCACAACCGCCGCTGAAGCATCGCGGCTCATTAGATGGTGGTTAGCATGTCATATAATAGGCTTGGTACTGTACATATGGGAAAATGAGGAACCTCATGATCAAAGTCTCAAAGTTGATTGGGTACACCTGCAAATCGATTCACTGATGCTACTCTGTACAATATTCCAAGATCAATACAGGCATTGGAGCGGATAAACGCCTATgccagcttctccaaaaaATTCCTGGATGACAGACTATGCGTTATGAGGCGCACTAGAGGGCCACAGTCACAATCGTCATTTGGATCATGGTTCCTGCAGGTTCATCGTGCAGgccgatgttggtgttgacgcCAATGCCGAGCTCACGCCACTTGATGACAGCCACAAGGCACGACGGGCTACCGCATTCATTTGAGGCAAATCCTCCACCGATATGCTTTCTTTGTAATAGATCTTCTTTAACGCGATACGGAAAGTATCGTTGCATCGGTATTTCATCATCCCGTCATCCCGAAGGTGGGGCCGCCCAGCTCCGGAAAACCGGGACCGGCCGATCGGGACCACGACTGATAATCGGGAAAAAGCAAGAGCAATTATCAATCTTGAATCTGCTAATCTCTTAAACCTATTCACGTCTGCCGAGATCTTCGGCATATTACGACCACATCATGCGTCGTAACATCTTCAAACCCCTTTTTCCTTCTAGACCGGAGAAGCTTCATTCTCACGCATCGTACGATGCAACAGAATCACCTGATGGGCCGTGAGCCACGACCACAACAGTCCACCATGATCCAACACCTCACGCTGAGCAATCACAACCATCATTACAGCTGCAACCAACTCACTCTgttgtattgtattgtattgtatgTATAAATCGCCGATACCGCCCATGAGTGCCGCCCCCGCAATAATAGCCTAATGCCTCGCATCCTTCGCTGGACCATGAGCAGGCCGCAGATCCTGTTCCTTTCATGCATTGGCTTCGCAGTCGCACTTACTGCTATGCTCTACGGAAACATCATTAAACCTTCGACTGTAACTTCTGTTTTCTCAAAGACCATGTCCACGCGTcccgtcgtcgtcgttggcTCCGGCCTCGCCGGTTTATCAGCATCGTATGAGGCTCTTCAGCGCGGGGCTCCATcggttcatcttcttgatcgcgCGCCTAAGCCTGGTGGTAACAGCATCAAGGCTTCGTCTGGTATCAACGGTGCGGGCACCAAGTATCAGCGCGCTGCTGGCGTGGAGAGCGATACACTTTTCTACAGCGACTCTGTCAAATCGGCTGGGGCACGGTTCCATCTCACCCAGCCTCCTGTCGATCGTGAGGCTCTCATCACAAAACTTACTACCGAATCAGCAGCTGCAGTCAACtggcttgttgatgagattggtGTAGATCTCAGCGTCGTGGCACCCCTAGGAGGCCACAGCGTTGCTCGCACTCACCGCGGCGCTGGAAAGACACCGCCCGGAGCCGCCATCATTATCACTTTACTCAGCAAACTCAAAGAGAATGAAAAGTTCTCTATTACCAACCTTGCTGAAGTCAAGGCACTACTTAAGGAGGGAAACACCGTCAAGGGTGTCGAGTACGAATTTGAAGGGAAGAAGCATAACCTAGAGGGATCAGTCTTGTTCGCCAGTGGTGGTTTCGCTGGAGATGCTACAGGTCTTCTGGCACGTTATCGCCCTGACCTCAAGGGGATCCCTTCGACAAACGAGGAGAGACCGGGATCTCACGATATTCTCACCGCCGTGGGAGCTGAACTATTAGATATGGACAGCGTGCAAATTCATCCAACAGGTTTCGTTGATCCTGCGACGCCCAACTCCATGCTCAAGTTTCTCGCGGCCGAGATGCTCCGTGGTGAAGGCGGTATTCTCCTTTCACCTGACGGTTCTCGCTTCGTTAACGAGATGGATACTCGTGAGCATGTCAGCAATGCTATTATGAAGCTACCAACTGCCACCCATGGCGACGATGTTATCAAGCAATGGGATATCACTATTCTTCTTGACCCCGGTGCCTCTGCTGCATCAGCCAACCACATTAGCTTCTATGAATGGAAAggccttctcaagaaggtcaaggtgcGCGATCTCAAGCCCGCTCAGATAGCCGCTGTGGATAAATATGCCGAGGCTGTCGCTGAGGGCACAGACGACGAGTTCGGCCGTAAGCAGCGAGGGCGCTGGACACTCAAGGCTGGAGAGGGAAATCGGGATGAGGATATCTATATCGGCCGAGTAACGCCCATCACACATTTCACTATGGGAGGAGTcgccattgatgagaaggcccGTGTATTGACGAAGAATGGTGATAAGCTTGAGCCTATTCCTGGCCTCTTTGCTGCCGGTGAGATTACAGGAGGTATTCATGGAGATAATCGCCTGGGAGGGTCTTCTCTGCTGGAGTGTGTTGTGTATGGAAGGACGGCTGGTGCTGGGGTTGTTGGCCCGGATCAGTGAGATGGCCACTAGTTGTCTTGCCTATTCAACTCACAGATGTGAGGTGCGATTAAATTTGAAGCTTATTATAGGATAACCAAGTTGGTTTTTTCGTTTTATGTCAGTCCTTACGTGAGTGCTCGCATTATGAACCGTGATATTGTGCGTGTTTCAGTATGTAGAGATTTGCAATCATGCAATGAGAACCTGGAATGGCTTAATTGTAACACCACGACCTATCACAGGCCCTACTGGGATTGTATGCAGGCAGTTGTCCACCAACAATGTCCCAACAGCCCTCACCGCAGCAATTCCTGTCTTCATTATCTCCCACTATAAAATAAACTGTTCGCTGAGAAGATACCGTACCTAGACATGtatgaaggccaagaagaggaCGGCAACCTTGTATGGGCCAAGAACGATGAAGATTCAGAGGCAGCCTCACATCCTGGATCCAGACACACTCGACTCCATTCTAGGGAACATCTGGACAAAAGTAGCCAACTGCTTGCTGAAATTGTCTCAGCTGACTTTCCCGAGGATCAGATCTTTACTTCAGGCTAGCAAAGACAAGTACGAAGTGGCCGGTCGTCCAGTCACTCTCAACATGACCGAAATGGTTCGACTCGCACACATACCACGAATTATCTTGCCTTTAGAGAGCCAGGATTACAAAGTTGCGGATGAATGGTATACTGTCCTGGCGTAGATGCTTGTTGCACAACTCGTATTGCAGCATCACGACCTCGTTACTTCTGAAGACGACTGCCGGAAAAAATATGTATCGCCTCAAATATCTCGCGGACTGGCCACACATGGCCAGTTGCCGAGCTTCGTGTTTTCTGAAGATACTTGG
Encoded proteins:
- a CDS encoding aromatic-L-amino-acid decarboxylase, translating into MPRILRWTMSRPQILFLSCIGFAVALTAMLYGNIIKPSTVTSVFSKTMSTRPVVVVGSGLAGLSASYEALQRGAPSVHLLDRAPKPGGNSIKASSGINGAGTKYQRAAGVESDTLFYSDSVKSAGARFHLTQPPVDREALITKLTTESAAAVNWLVDEIGVDLSVVAPLGGHSVARTHRGAGKTPPGAAIIITLLSKLKENEKFSITNLAEVKALLKEGNTVKGVEYEFEGKKHNLEGSVLFASGGFAGDATGLLARYRPDLKGIPSTNEERPGSHDILTAVGAELLDMDSVQIHPTGFVDPATPNSMLKFLAAEMLRGEGGILLSPDGSRFVNEMDTREHVSNAIMKLPTATHGDDVIKQWDITILLDPGASAASANHISFYEWKGLLKKVKVRDLKPAQIAAVDKYAEAVAEGTDDEFGRKQRGRWTLKAGEGNRDEDIYIGRVTPITHFTMGGVAIDEKARVLTKNGDKLEPIPGLFAAGEITGGIHGDNRLGGSSLLECVVYGRTAGAGVVGPDQ